One Methanophagales archaeon DNA segment encodes these proteins:
- the afpA gene encoding archaeoflavoprotein AfpA — protein MEKDTNTNTMIAWCITGSGDRIEECVDFMKELRRKYNPDIHVYISREGATVLKFYKLFKAVKDEFSRVSVEKGPNAPFLAGRIQLGRYDFVLIAPATANTVAKIAHGIADTLVTNAAAQAMKVDVPVYIFPVDQKEGVIITKLPDGRSLKLRIRKEDVANVDKLRRMRGITVLSEVQEIEEVLK, from the coding sequence ATGGAGAAGGATACGAATACGAATACCATGATTGCATGGTGCATAACAGGTTCCGGTGACCGTATAGAGGAATGTGTGGATTTCATGAAGGAACTGAGGAGGAAATATAATCCAGATATTCATGTTTACATCTCCAGAGAGGGTGCAACGGTATTGAAGTTCTACAAGCTCTTTAAAGCGGTAAAAGACGAGTTCTCACGGGTGAGCGTAGAAAAAGGACCAAATGCACCTTTCTTAGCAGGACGAATACAGCTTGGCAGGTATGATTTCGTACTGATTGCACCCGCTACTGCGAATACCGTAGCAAAAATCGCTCATGGCATCGCAGACACGCTCGTCACCAATGCCGCAGCACAGGCGATGAAGGTGGATGTGCCTGTTTATATCTTCCCGGTGGACCAGAAGGAGGGGGTGATAATAACAAAATTACCCGATGGACGCAGCCTCAAGTTAAGGATACGGAAGGAAGATGTAGCGAATGTGGATAAGCTACGGCGAATGCGTGGTATTACAGTTCTTAGTGAAGTG
- the nifB gene encoding nitrogenase cofactor biosynthesis protein NifB produces MKPFVTEIEGKGVPWDASQLRKIQEHPCFSENACHLFGRMHLPVAPKCNIQCNYCIRKYDCVNESRPGVTSKVLSPEEALERVREVLNKVHYIKVVAVAGPGEPLFNEETFETFRLVKAEFPHLMRCMSTNGLLLPDRIDDIEELGIGTLTVTLNAVDPAIGKLIYSFVNYHGKIYRGEEAAEILLKNQLEGIREAVKRKIIVKVNTVYIPTINDKHIEDIAKQIGKMGVYMQNIMPLIPQYKFADIKPPTPEEKREMQARCSAYVKQMTHCRQCRADAIGRLGKDIQQQFFARHAQTQSKA; encoded by the coding sequence ATGAAACCTTTTGTAACCGAGATAGAAGGTAAAGGGGTACCATGGGACGCGTCACAGCTGAGGAAGATACAGGAACATCCCTGTTTCAGTGAGAATGCCTGTCATCTCTTCGGCAGGATGCATCTGCCCGTGGCACCGAAATGCAATATCCAGTGTAATTACTGCATTCGTAAATACGATTGCGTGAACGAGTCGCGTCCCGGTGTGACGAGTAAGGTATTGAGCCCGGAGGAAGCTCTGGAAAGGGTGCGGGAAGTACTGAATAAGGTACATTACATTAAGGTCGTTGCCGTTGCGGGACCAGGTGAGCCGCTCTTCAATGAGGAAACATTCGAGACTTTTCGGCTGGTGAAGGCTGAGTTCCCGCATCTGATGCGATGCATGAGCACCAATGGGTTGCTGTTACCTGACCGGATTGACGATATAGAGGAGCTGGGCATCGGCACTCTAACTGTGACACTGAACGCAGTTGACCCCGCTATTGGCAAACTCATCTATTCGTTCGTGAACTATCATGGCAAGATATACAGGGGCGAGGAAGCTGCGGAAATACTGCTGAAGAACCAGTTAGAGGGTATTCGAGAAGCGGTAAAGCGGAAGATCATAGTTAAGGTGAATACAGTATACATCCCCACGATAAACGATAAACATATTGAGGATATAGCGAAGCAAATAGGTAAGATGGGTGTCTACATGCAGAACATCATGCCGCTTATACCTCAGTATAAGTTTGCAGACATCAAACCGCCAACACCAGAGGAGAAGAGGGAGATGCAGGCTCGATGCAGTGCGTATGTGAAGCAGATGACGCACTGTCGCCAGTGCCGCGCAGATGCTATCGGCAGACTGGGTAAGGATATCCAGCAGCAGTTCTTCGCACGCCATGCCCAAACTCAATCTAAAGCCTGA
- a CDS encoding flavodoxin family protein, whose protein sequence is MPKLNLKPESKPKPKLKLFGISASPRIAATDWIVRTGLGYAMDNWGAETRYFSAHGKKLNFCIHCDHCIKEGECIHSDAMNEVYSGFEWADAILIGTPVYQGTLSGQAKVLMDRMRAFVASDPHALRGKLGAVVADGGDRIGGQELAIRSIHDFYLINEMIPVGGGAFGANLGATFWSKDKGADGVRADEEGLKSLYRTIDRLVEVYLLIKIKRH, encoded by the coding sequence ATGCCCAAACTCAATCTAAAGCCTGAATCTAAGCCTAAACCTAAACTCAAACTCTTTGGCATCTCCGCAAGTCCCCGTATAGCAGCAACCGATTGGATAGTCAGGACAGGTCTGGGATATGCTATGGATAACTGGGGTGCGGAGACACGATATTTCTCGGCTCATGGCAAGAAACTCAATTTCTGTATCCATTGCGACCACTGTATAAAAGAAGGCGAGTGTATCCATAGCGATGCGATGAACGAGGTGTATTCAGGATTTGAGTGGGCAGATGCAATCCTGATTGGAACACCAGTATATCAGGGTACACTAAGTGGACAGGCAAAAGTCCTTATGGACCGCATGAGAGCGTTTGTAGCGAGTGATCCACATGCACTGCGTGGCAAGTTGGGAGCGGTAGTTGCTGATGGCGGTGACCGTATAGGAGGTCAAGAGCTCGCTATCAGGTCAATACATGATTTCTATCTGATAAATGAGATGATACCGGTAGGAGGGGGAGCTTTTGGTGCGAACCTCGGTGCAACCTTCTGGTCAAAAGATAAAGGTGCAGATGGAGTAAGAGCGGATGAAGAGGGTTTGAAAAGCCTTTACAGAACTATTGATAGACTCGTAGAGGTTTATCTTTTAATAAAGATAAAGAGGCATTAA